The Cellulosimicrobium cellulans genome contains the following window.
TCCGGCAGAGCCTGGAGAAGATCGACGCGCGCATCGCCGTCTCGGAGGACGCGCGCCGCACGCTCGTCGACCACCTCGGCGGGGACGCGGTCGTCATCCCCAACGGGGTGTACGTCGACGCGTTCGAGTCAGCGCCCGCGAACCCCGCGTGGCAGGGCACGCCGGACGCGCCGACCATCGGCTTCCTCGGCCGCCTGGACGAGCCGCGCAAGGGCCTGCCCGTGCTCGCCGCCGCGATCCCGGCGATCCTCGCGAAGGTCCCCGGCGCACGGTTCCTCGTCGCGGGCCGGGGCGACGACGGCCGCGAGGCCGCGATCGAGGCGCTGGGGGAGCACGCCGCGTCGGTCGAGTTCCTCGGCGGCGTGAGCGACGAGGACAAGGCGAGCATGCTCGCGTCCGTCGACCTGTACATCGCACCGCAGACCGGGGGCGAGAGCTTCGGCATCGTGCTCGTCGAGGCGATGAGCGCCGGCGCGTGCGTCGTCGCGAGCGACCTCGGCGCGTTCCGGCGCGTGCTCGACGACGGCGCCGCGGGCGCGCTGTTCTCGGTGGGCGACCCGGAGGCGCTCGCCGCGGCGGTGCTCGACGTGCTCGCCGACCCGTCGCGCCGCGACGCCTACCGGGCCCGCGCGAGCGAGTTCGTCCGGCGCTTCGACTGGTCCGCGGTGACCGCCCAGGTCCTCGCCGTCTACGAGACGGTGCTCGCGGCGTCCGAGGCCGTCATCCCGGTCCACGAGGACCCGCGCTCGCGCCGGGGCGGTCGACTCCTGGGCCGCGCACGCGACGACGAGGGGGGTCGCTCATGACCTGGTCCGAGATCACCGTCCTCGTCCTCGTGGTCGCTGCG
Protein-coding sequences here:
- a CDS encoding glycosyltransferase family 4 protein, encoding MRVGIVCPYSFEAPGGVQFHVRDLAEALMAQGHEVSVLAPADDDTPVPEYVTPAGGAVPVRYNGSVARVTFGPRSASRVRRWLEAGRFDVLHIHEPVNPSLSMVALWIAQGPIVGTFHTSIVRSRALQVAYPLVRQSLEKIDARIAVSEDARRTLVDHLGGDAVVIPNGVYVDAFESAPANPAWQGTPDAPTIGFLGRLDEPRKGLPVLAAAIPAILAKVPGARFLVAGRGDDGREAAIEALGEHAASVEFLGGVSDEDKASMLASVDLYIAPQTGGESFGIVLVEAMSAGACVVASDLGAFRRVLDDGAAGALFSVGDPEALAAAVLDVLADPSRRDAYRARASEFVRRFDWSAVTAQVLAVYETVLAASEAVIPVHEDPRSRRGGRLLGRARDDEGGRS